The nucleotide sequence ATATCAATGGCATTGAGAGCTTTGTACACCGATATGATGCCTGTTTTAACTGTCCGTATCCCTGTCAGACGTTTGTGAAGTACAACGAAGATCCCAAAACAATGGATAGAGGTGTTGATGAACCAGGTGTACTCATCACGGAACTTTCTGGACTTTCAACCATTTCACAGAAGCTATCGATGGAGGAAAGTCTCAGAGCAATCGAGAAATGCGCAAGATTAGGTTTGAATCCTGCTGTAGCTGGGGCACTCATCGATACCCTGGCTGATCTTGAGACGATCGCATCGAGCGAGGCTGAGATCGGTGGCGTGGCAGGAGGCAGTTTCATACCAGAGATAGGTACAGGAGGTAAGGTCGGGCTTGTACTTGGCATATGTCCAGTACTGATGCTTCTTGTTCCAGCAATTGATAAGGCGAGTCTGGTTGAGCTTGTCAATCTCGGCTGTGACTGGGATCTTACTGTTGAGGAACTTGATGAGGTTGTAGATCGGCTCTGAGTCTGATATATCGATGTATCCGCCACGTATAGGTATCTATGTGGGAGAGGGTGCATCCCACTCATGGATCTGGTTTGTAGATACGCTGGAGCGTGCAGGGATCTTAAACATCGTGTTTCTTGATGAGAGAAACTGGATGGATATGCTCAGAGCGCTGGACATTCTGATGATCGGCGGTGGTGATCCCTGTACAATCCAGAAAACACTCGGTAATTACGGACTTGGAAGTATTCTTGAGTTCATCGATGGTGGTGGAATTTATATCGGTTCGTGCGCTGGTGCATATCTTCCCTTGCGATCGTTTGGCAGGTGCTCTTCGATCTTTGGCGTGGTTGAGGCTGATCTTCAAAACCTCTCAGGTGATGGCAGGGTGTTCCATCCTGTGCGGGGTCCAATCAGGATCAGAATGAGGGATGAGGTCTTTGATGCGCCACTTTATGGTGGTCCGTCGATCGCTGCTTCAGAGGACATAGATGTGCTTGCCTCGTATGATGGCTTTACAGAGAGGACGAGCTTTCTCTCAGATAGGTTTGTGGCAGAGGAGAAACTCATCGGTAATGCAGCCATCATCAGAAAACGATATGGGGAGGGTGTTTTTTACCTCTATGGGCCCCATCTTGAGCATCCTGATCATTTACTGGCAAACAGAGTGATGATAGAAACGATTGCATCAAGAAGGGGGAGAGAGTCTGGAGCTTTCAAAGAGGTGGAGGGAAATGTCATTGATCAAAGATGGCTTCGTCGCCTCAAAAGAGAGATCAGTAACGCAAGAATTGTTGCTCACGGGCTTGAAACATATCCCGTGCGGTGGAAGCTTGGATATAAGATCTGGAATCCAGAAAAGATTGCCTACTTCTTGAACGCAATCTGGAAAAGACTTGGATACATCGAATCAAGAATTGATGAGGGGATCGCGATGGATTCTGATCCTGATGAGTTTATCAACTCTGCCGCCGATGTAACCGCCTCACTCAAGCAACTCAGAAGGATGCTTGGGCATGGAGAGGATACAACAGAACTTGCAGCAACGCTATTTCACGATCTTAAAATGCTTACATCGAGTTTTCTCCTGATCTATCTGGAGGATAAAATGCGAAAATTTAAATATGATAAATTAGAGGTGAGAGACGATGGTGAACGAAGTTTATTTTAATACTTTCCTGGCGTTTCATGTGATTGCACTGATCATATTCGCGCTTGGGATATATCTGAAAGTATCAACCTGGACAAAAGGGAATCTTCATGGTATCACGAAGCATAAGGAGATCGCATTTCTGAAATTAATTTTCGGTATCATCTTCAGCAAGCATATCATTGAGGTGATAAAGATCCTCATCCTTGATGTGATACTCCAGCGAAGGATCTTTCATCAGGATAAAGTGAGATGGGTGATGCACACGCTCATCATCATCGGATTTCTTGGGTTGTTACTGATCGTTGAGCCATTTTCAATCATTTTCCATGGCACAGAGTTTGGTACGATCTATCCACAGGGTATATTCGCTGATTTCTTCGGTTTGCTCCTGCTCATGGGATTATCGATCGCGGTCTT is from Candidatus Syntrophoarchaeum caldarius and encodes:
- a CDS encoding Biotin-protein ligase; amino-acid sequence: MYPPRIGIYVGEGASHSWIWFVDTLERAGILNIVFLDERNWMDMLRALDILMIGGGDPCTIQKTLGNYGLGSILEFIDGGGIYIGSCAGAYLPLRSFGRCSSIFGVVEADLQNLSGDGRVFHPVRGPIRIRMRDEVFDAPLYGGPSIAASEDIDVLASYDGFTERTSFLSDRFVAEEKLIGNAAIIRKRYGEGVFYLYGPHLEHPDHLLANRVMIETIASRRGRESGAFKEVEGNVIDQRWLRRLKREISNARIVAHGLETYPVRWKLGYKIWNPEKIAYFLNAIWKRLGYIESRIDEGIAMDSDPDEFINSAADVTASLKQLRRMLGHGEDTTELAATLFHDLKMLTSSFLLIYLEDKMRKFKYDKLEVRDDGERSLF
- a CDS encoding disulfide reductase, producing MIALIIFALGIYLKVSTWTKGNLHGITKHKEIAFLKLIFGIIFSKHIIEVIKILILDVILQRRIFHQDKVRWVMHTLIIIGFLGLLLIVEPFSIIFHGTEFGTIYPQGIFADFFGLLLLMGLSIAVLRRFILKAKQLRSSLDDTISLLLLFVVVASGFIVEAVRFIDIKPTIDVIYSFFGYWLSGFVASSWSIYHDDLWLIHALISSAFLAYIPFSKFFHIIATPITILISSYEEEHGKVM